In Nocardioides dokdonensis FR1436, the following are encoded in one genomic region:
- the moeZ gene encoding adenylyltransferase/sulfurtransferase MoeZ — translation MTTYPALVEPAAELSVDEVRRYSRHLIIPDVGMTGQKRMKNAKVLVIGAGGLGSPALLYLAAAGVGTIGIAEFDEVDESNLQRQIIHTQSDIGKSKAVSAKESIAEANPYVEVVLHETRLDNDNVMDVFRGYDLIVDGTDNFATRYMVNDAAYFLGIPYVWGSIYRFDGQASVFAPSMSDEAPCYRCLYPEPPPPGMVPSCAEGGVLGVLCAQIGSIQVNEAIKLIMGAGEPAIGQLVIYDALELEWRKLKVRKDPDCRLCGPNADVTGLIDYDAFCGAISEDAADAAAGSTISVTQLEQMLKEREAGTRKFTLVDVREVNEYEINKIPGSVLIPKGEFLNGNALEQMPADEQIVLHCKSGVRSAEALAVLKGAGFDDSVHVGGGVVAWVNQIDPSQPSY, via the coding sequence GTGACGACCTACCCCGCACTCGTCGAGCCGGCAGCCGAGCTGTCCGTCGACGAGGTACGCCGCTACAGCCGCCACCTGATCATCCCCGACGTGGGCATGACGGGTCAGAAGCGGATGAAGAACGCCAAGGTGCTCGTCATCGGTGCCGGTGGGCTCGGCAGCCCCGCGCTCCTCTACCTGGCCGCCGCCGGGGTCGGCACGATCGGGATCGCCGAGTTCGACGAGGTCGACGAGTCGAACCTGCAGCGCCAGATCATCCACACCCAGTCCGACATCGGGAAGTCCAAGGCGGTCTCGGCCAAGGAGTCGATCGCCGAGGCGAACCCCTACGTCGAGGTCGTGCTGCACGAGACGCGGCTCGACAACGACAACGTGATGGACGTCTTCCGCGGCTACGACCTGATCGTCGACGGCACCGACAACTTCGCGACCCGCTACATGGTCAACGACGCCGCCTACTTCCTCGGGATCCCCTACGTCTGGGGCTCGATCTACCGCTTCGACGGCCAGGCGTCGGTGTTCGCGCCGTCGATGTCCGACGAGGCGCCCTGCTACCGCTGCCTGTACCCCGAGCCCCCGCCGCCGGGCATGGTCCCCAGCTGCGCCGAGGGCGGCGTGCTGGGCGTGCTGTGCGCGCAGATCGGCTCGATCCAGGTCAACGAGGCCATCAAGCTGATCATGGGTGCCGGTGAGCCGGCCATCGGTCAGCTGGTCATCTACGACGCCCTCGAGCTGGAGTGGCGCAAGCTCAAGGTCCGCAAGGACCCCGACTGCCGGCTGTGCGGCCCGAACGCCGACGTCACCGGGCTCATCGACTACGACGCCTTCTGCGGCGCGATCTCCGAGGACGCCGCCGACGCCGCGGCCGGGTCGACCATCTCGGTCACCCAGCTCGAGCAGATGCTGAAGGAGCGCGAGGCCGGCACCCGGAAGTTCACGCTGGTCGACGTGCGCGAGGTCAACGAGTACGAGATCAACAAGATCCCCGGCTCGGTGCTGATCCCCAAGGGCGAGTTCCTCAACGGCAACGCGCTCGAGCAGATGCCGGCGGACGAGCAAATCGTCCTGCACTGCAAGTCCGGCGTGCGCTCGGCCGAGGCCCTGGCGGTCCTCAAGGGCGCCGGGTTCGACGACAGCGTGCACGTCGGCGGCGGCGTGGTGGCCTGGGTGAACCAGATCGACCCGAGCCAGCCGTCGTACTGA
- a CDS encoding TetR/AcrR family transcriptional regulator, giving the protein MPRRERRAQLLESALGVFVASGYHAAAMDDIAERAGVSKPVLYQHFPGKMDLYLALLDTSCDQVIDNCRDALASTQDNKQRVAATMDVFYDYVANDNGAFRLVFESDLTNEVAVRQMVDRVTNECAAMIAEVIREDTGLPDEASRLLAVSLVGMAQVSARFWLNDTAGIDRSDAAALIAGLAWRGIRGYPKADEH; this is encoded by the coding sequence ATGCCGCGCCGCGAGCGCCGTGCCCAGCTGCTCGAGTCCGCGCTCGGCGTCTTCGTCGCCTCCGGCTACCACGCCGCCGCGATGGACGACATCGCCGAGCGGGCCGGCGTCTCCAAGCCGGTGCTCTACCAGCACTTCCCCGGCAAGATGGACCTCTACCTGGCCCTGCTGGACACCTCCTGCGACCAGGTCATCGACAACTGCCGCGACGCGCTGGCCTCCACCCAGGACAACAAGCAGCGCGTGGCGGCGACCATGGACGTCTTCTACGACTACGTCGCCAACGACAACGGCGCCTTCCGCCTGGTCTTCGAGTCCGACCTCACCAACGAGGTCGCGGTGCGCCAGATGGTCGACCGGGTGACCAACGAGTGCGCCGCGATGATCGCCGAGGTCATCCGCGAGGACACGGGCCTGCCCGACGAGGCATCCCGGCTGCTGGCGGTCTCCCTGGTGGGAATGGCCCAGGTCAGTGCGCGGTTCTGGCTCAACGACACCGCTGGCATCGACCGCTCCGACGCGGCCGCGCTGATCGCCGGTCTGGCCTGGCGCGGGATCCGTGGCTACCCCAAGGCCGACGAGCACTGA
- a CDS encoding DUF3107 domain-containing protein, producing the protein MEVKIGIQQAQRELSVETDETPEKVQQQIAEVVESGGVLTLTDTKGRTVLVPAAKLAYVELGTSTVGTVGFRS; encoded by the coding sequence GTGGAGGTCAAGATCGGCATCCAGCAGGCGCAGCGCGAGCTCAGCGTCGAGACCGACGAGACGCCCGAGAAGGTGCAGCAGCAGATCGCCGAGGTCGTGGAGTCCGGCGGCGTGCTGACCCTGACCGACACCAAGGGCCGCACCGTGCTGGTCCCCGCCGCCAAGCTCGCCTACGTCGAGCTCGGCACCTCGACGGTCGGCACCGTCGGCTTCCGCAGCTGA